Genomic window (Candidatus Hydrogenedentota bacterium):
AATCCGCGTCTGACCAACATTGTATCCAGGGGCGGCGCCCTACTGTTTGCCTGGATGGAACTGAACAAACGGGAGAACCCCTTCTTTGAATATTATGATGAACTTCTTGATATCTGCCGTGATTACGACGTTACTGTCAGCCTGGGCGACGCCTGCCGGCCCGGCAGCATCAAGGACTCCACCGATGCTTCCCAGATTCAGGAATTGATTATCCTTGGGGAGCTGACAAAGCGGGCATGGGAAAAGGATGTCCAGGTTATGATCGAAGGACCCGGGCACATGGCTATAAACGAGATTGCGCCTAATATGCTTTTTGAAAAGAAATTATGCCACGGTGCGCCGTTATATGTGTTGGGGCCGCTTGTGACCGATATCGCCCCTGGCTACGACCATATCACAAGCGCGATCGGCGGCGCAATCGCGGCTGCCAATGGAGCTGACTTTCTGTGTTATGTCACACCGGCGGAACATCTGCGGCTTCCAACACTGGAAGATATGCAGGAAGGTATCATCGCTTCGCGTATTGCTGCCCACGCCGCCGATATTGCAAAGGGTGTGCCGGGAGCGGCGCGTTGGGATGAAGAAATGAGCGCGGCCAGGAGCAACCTGGATTGGCCGAGGATGTTCGAACTGGCCTTGGACCCGGAGAAGGCTGTGCGTTACAGGTCCGAGTCCATGCCGGAAAAGGAGGAGACTTGCACCATGTGCGGTAAGATGTGCGCGATCCGCCATATGAATAAGGTTTTAGGTGGGGAATTCTTGTGATAGAAAATGTTGCAAT
Coding sequences:
- the thiC gene encoding phosphomethylpyrimidine synthase ThiC codes for the protein MRYTTQMDAARRGIITAAMETVARRELVEPEKLRRLVADGKVVIPTNKNHGSLEPCGIGEGLKTKININLGVSKDCCNIEAELEKAQKAVELKADAIMDLSCYGKTEEFRRRLIEISTAAIGTVPVYDAVGFYGKELEKITAEEFLGVVEKHARDGVDFMTIHAGINKETAARFKKNPRLTNIVSRGGALLFAWMELNKRENPFFEYYDELLDICRDYDVTVSLGDACRPGSIKDSTDASQIQELIILGELTKRAWEKDVQVMIEGPGHMAINEIAPNMLFEKKLCHGAPLYVLGPLVTDIAPGYDHITSAIGGAIAAANGADFLCYVTPAEHLRLPTLEDMQEGIIASRIAAHAADIAKGVPGAARWDEEMSAARSNLDWPRMFELALDPEKAVRYRSESMPEKEETCTMCGKMCAIRHMNKVLGGEFL